The following are from one region of the Mycolicibacterium helvum genome:
- a CDS encoding DUF1345 domain-containing protein: MAETVHGKLPFWKSPAARVTVGVVVGAVVTAVLWDRNGMLSLLGGWTALALIFTGWTWISLWPFDADETAGHAGQEQPLPWVVFSLVLGGAVASLVGVGILLGRSQQASQGVHVDAGAGWMAIGSVVLSWLTIHTLYAMVYAKHYFDPARPGGIDFNSPPGQKDEPCYKDFFYVGFAVGMSFAISDTNLTSTRMRATALGHGLLSFVFGAVIVASVVNLIASGL; the protein is encoded by the coding sequence ATGGCTGAGACCGTGCATGGCAAGCTGCCGTTCTGGAAGAGCCCGGCGGCCCGGGTCACCGTCGGCGTTGTGGTCGGCGCGGTCGTGACGGCAGTGCTCTGGGACCGAAATGGGATGCTGTCATTGCTCGGCGGCTGGACGGCGTTGGCGCTCATCTTCACCGGCTGGACGTGGATATCCTTGTGGCCGTTCGATGCCGACGAGACGGCGGGTCATGCAGGTCAGGAGCAACCCCTGCCGTGGGTCGTCTTCTCCCTGGTGCTCGGCGGCGCGGTGGCCAGCCTGGTCGGCGTCGGAATCCTCTTGGGCCGCAGCCAGCAGGCTTCCCAGGGCGTCCACGTCGATGCCGGCGCGGGCTGGATGGCCATCGGCAGTGTCGTGCTGTCGTGGCTGACCATCCACACCCTGTACGCGATGGTCTATGCCAAGCACTATTTCGATCCAGCGCGCCCCGGCGGAATCGACTTCAACAGTCCGCCGGGGCAGAAAGACGAACCCTGCTACAAGGACTTCTTCTACGTCGGCTTTGCGGTCGGGATGAGCTTCGCGATCTCCGACACCAACCTCACCTCGACCCGGATGCGCGCTACCGCACTAGGGCACGGACTGCTGTCGTTCGTGTTCGGCGCGGTCATCGTCGCCTCGGTGGTGAACCTGATCGCCTCGGGCCTCTAG
- a CDS encoding glycerol-3-phosphate dehydrogenase/oxidase, with protein MNYENTQRPGRLSRQQRIADRARAETEIFDVAVIGGGITGVGVALDAESRGLSAVLLEADDYASGTSSKSSKLIHGGLRYLEMLDFALVREALRERKLLLETIAPHLVKPVPLIWPLTHRVWERGYLGAGLALYDSMGGAGAVPVHRHLSKRRMRRTAPGLDPQAYVGGIQFYDAIEDDARYAMTVARTAAERGAAMLTKVRATGLSVVGGRVCGVHARDMLTDTEFDVQARHVVVAAGPWAGHVLEMIPGRQADFAVRPSKGIHIVVPGDRIESEAGVLMRTEKSVLFVIPWDGHWLIGDTDTEWREDTGTPLPTRVDVEYLLSKVNSILKHPLSTDDIEGVFAGLRPLVHSGDEVDTTKISREHSISTPLPGISVIAGGKYTTYRVMAKDVMDVVADDLRVGRPSATSKLPLVGARGYRDLLENHQKLAGEAKMTPTAVKRLLNRYGDVTEELLSLVAADPALGAPLAGAAPYTRVEAMYAFLCEGALTVADVLERRTRIRIQCKDAGLACVEDVAAIGGQVLGWSPADQMRQVRAYKASVTAQRTAMREDTDRDAVAAFTRFMDNPKIAVAE; from the coding sequence ATGAATTACGAGAACACTCAGCGTCCCGGACGGTTGTCCCGCCAGCAGCGCATCGCCGACCGGGCCCGCGCCGAGACAGAGATCTTCGATGTCGCCGTGATCGGCGGGGGCATCACCGGGGTGGGCGTCGCGCTGGACGCGGAATCTCGCGGTCTCTCGGCAGTGCTGTTGGAAGCCGATGACTACGCCTCCGGCACTTCGAGTAAGTCCAGCAAGCTGATTCACGGCGGTCTCCGCTACCTGGAGATGCTTGACTTCGCACTGGTCCGCGAAGCCCTGCGCGAGCGCAAGCTGCTTCTCGAGACCATCGCACCGCACCTGGTGAAGCCGGTACCACTCATATGGCCTCTCACCCATCGGGTATGGGAGCGTGGCTATCTCGGGGCGGGTCTGGCGCTCTACGACTCGATGGGTGGTGCCGGTGCGGTGCCGGTGCACCGGCATCTGAGCAAGCGGCGGATGCGGCGAACGGCGCCCGGGTTGGACCCGCAGGCCTATGTCGGTGGAATCCAGTTCTATGACGCCATCGAAGATGATGCCCGGTACGCAATGACCGTCGCGCGCACCGCCGCTGAGCGGGGAGCTGCGATGCTGACGAAGGTGCGGGCGACGGGATTATCCGTCGTGGGGGGGCGGGTGTGCGGGGTGCACGCGCGCGACATGCTCACCGATACCGAGTTCGACGTCCAGGCGCGCCACGTTGTCGTGGCCGCGGGTCCATGGGCTGGGCACGTCCTGGAGATGATTCCTGGGCGCCAGGCCGACTTTGCCGTCCGACCTTCGAAGGGAATTCACATCGTCGTGCCCGGCGACCGGATCGAGTCTGAAGCCGGGGTGCTGATGCGGACCGAGAAGAGCGTGTTGTTCGTCATCCCGTGGGATGGCCATTGGCTCATCGGTGACACCGACACCGAGTGGCGCGAGGACACGGGCACGCCGCTGCCGACCCGAGTCGACGTGGAATACCTACTATCCAAGGTGAACTCGATACTCAAGCACCCTCTGAGCACAGACGACATCGAGGGTGTGTTCGCCGGTCTTCGGCCATTGGTGCATTCAGGTGACGAGGTCGACACCACCAAGATCAGCCGGGAACATTCGATAAGCACTCCGCTGCCGGGCATTTCGGTGATTGCCGGTGGCAAGTACACGACCTATCGGGTAATGGCCAAGGATGTGATGGATGTTGTCGCCGACGATCTGCGGGTGGGCCGGCCATCGGCTACGTCCAAGCTGCCACTGGTTGGAGCACGCGGATACCGCGACCTCCTGGAGAACCACCAGAAGTTGGCCGGGGAAGCCAAGATGACGCCTACCGCTGTAAAGCGTCTACTCAACCGGTACGGCGACGTCACCGAAGAGCTGCTTTCGTTGGTCGCTGCGGACCCTGCGCTCGGTGCGCCACTCGCAGGTGCGGCACCGTACACAAGAGTCGAAGCGATGTACGCTTTTCTCTGCGAGGGCGCCCTGACGGTGGCCGACGTGCTCGAACGGCGCACCCGTATTCGCATCCAATGTAAGGATGCGGGTCTGGCCTGTGTCGAGGATGTCGCGGCGATCGGTGGCCAGGTTCTGGGCTGGTCGCCAGCCGACCAGATGCGTCAGGTCCGAGCGTACAAGGCGTCGGTAACCGCACAGCGCACCGCGATGCGCGAGGACACGGACCGGGATGCCGTAGCGGCGTTCACGCGTTTTATGGACAACCCGAAAATCGCTGTTGCTGAATAA
- a CDS encoding amidohydrolase gives MSSAYSARPLASLKTDAPSEYILTGGSILGGDAFTICGALHIADGQIVAIGDQADLFDDRIPVYDLDGAVALPGLHDTHFHMMSTGANKRAVDLSSCQSVAEVLDRVACAPAAAGTDWVIAGQLDEARLQEGRAPTLAELDQVCPDRPLYINDRGLHYSLINSVAADLLDLQAAARDYAGRMQESLSGLAKERLGAVLPLEYAQENLRFAAQYAADLGLTTLHAIEGGELFDDRDVAVLRNLHANLPVRVHILWSTEDVAAIAAAGYRHGGGDVCADGSLGSRTARLSVAYDDAPEELGVTLRDRDTLIALFSHAERLGIQFGVHAIGDVAVADAVEAIAAVCAPGNPLRHRVEHFGMPSMEVIARAAEVRVGVSTQPGFAYLRGQRDGVYASRLGAERLAAAYPLRTLLDAGLIVSGGSDSDVTSADPFLGIHSAVNHPQHAERLTPAEALTMYTGSAEWMAGGDPTQAYLVERTRADVTVADANPLAVAPDAIEGIAAVATIVGGRSVGR, from the coding sequence TTGTCTAGCGCTTACTCCGCCCGTCCTTTGGCGTCGCTGAAAACCGACGCCCCGTCCGAGTACATCCTCACGGGCGGGTCGATACTTGGCGGCGATGCCTTCACCATATGCGGGGCGTTGCATATTGCCGACGGGCAGATCGTCGCCATCGGAGACCAGGCGGACCTCTTCGATGACCGTATACCGGTATACGATCTCGATGGTGCGGTTGCGCTACCGGGCTTGCACGACACGCACTTTCACATGATGAGCACCGGTGCCAACAAGCGTGCCGTTGACCTTTCCTCCTGTCAGAGCGTGGCCGAGGTTCTGGATCGGGTTGCTTGTGCGCCGGCAGCCGCCGGGACGGACTGGGTCATCGCAGGGCAACTCGACGAAGCGCGGTTGCAGGAGGGGCGTGCACCGACGCTCGCCGAACTTGACCAGGTTTGCCCCGACCGACCGCTCTACATCAATGACCGGGGGCTGCACTATTCGCTCATCAACTCGGTGGCGGCGGACCTGCTGGACCTGCAAGCGGCGGCCCGCGACTACGCCGGACGCATGCAGGAGTCGCTCAGCGGGCTGGCGAAGGAGCGGCTCGGTGCGGTGCTGCCATTGGAGTACGCGCAGGAAAATTTGCGCTTTGCGGCGCAGTACGCCGCCGACCTGGGTTTGACCACCCTGCACGCCATCGAGGGCGGCGAGCTGTTCGACGACCGCGATGTTGCGGTGCTGCGCAACCTCCACGCCAATCTCCCTGTGCGGGTGCACATTTTGTGGAGCACTGAAGACGTCGCGGCGATCGCCGCAGCCGGCTACCGGCACGGGGGAGGTGACGTTTGCGCCGACGGGTCTCTGGGATCGCGCACCGCGCGGCTGAGCGTGGCCTACGACGATGCCCCTGAGGAGCTGGGTGTCACGCTGCGTGACCGCGACACACTCATCGCGTTGTTCTCCCATGCCGAACGACTGGGCATTCAGTTCGGGGTGCACGCAATCGGCGATGTTGCCGTGGCCGACGCGGTCGAAGCGATCGCCGCGGTCTGTGCGCCGGGAAATCCGTTGCGGCATCGTGTCGAGCACTTCGGCATGCCTTCGATGGAGGTTATTGCCAGAGCCGCCGAGGTCCGGGTCGGGGTATCCACGCAGCCCGGATTCGCCTACCTGCGCGGGCAGCGCGACGGCGTCTACGCATCGCGGCTCGGCGCAGAACGCCTGGCGGCGGCGTATCCGCTGCGCACCCTGTTGGACGCGGGTTTGATCGTCTCGGGCGGTTCCGACAGTGACGTCACGAGTGCGGACCCGTTCCTGGGCATCCATTCTGCCGTTAATCATCCGCAGCACGCGGAACGGCTGACTCCGGCTGAGGCCCTGACGATGTATACCGGGTCCGCCGAGTGGATGGCCGGCGGAGACCCGACGCAGGCGTACCTTGTCGAGCGCACTCGGGCTGACGTCACCGTTGCCGATGCCAACCCGCTGGCTGTCGCCCCGGACGCCATCGAAGGAATCGCGGCGGTGGCGACCATCGTGGGTGGGCGCTCGGTGGGGCGCTAG
- a CDS encoding xylulokinase — protein MNAPSVLVVDVGTSSVRATVVDASGAFLAHAARPLALCSPVPGAAEQDAEDWWSATAGALAEVAPYSAGVSALTVTNQQISTVAVDRSGAPLAPAMLWMDQRANEILDAMPAPVRHKVCAITGSPVSSSWSIARPLWWRDREPRVFANADAFLTADAFVYSRLAGRRVTDPSNACFSLMNIHTDSYDRGLGVEVGVDVSLLPEVAPSGSAIGALGPRVAQRLGLPAGLPIVASGSDQPCAALGMGVVRADQVAVTTGTGTFVVRPVATPVTDFRFVLNRGVGDLRYVLMGMHYVSGAAWNWFVDHVDVACSGRGELSQQLLQEVWERESGRRAPLLAPYFSGARSPHFDDGAQATWTGLTLCTSRADMAYSVLESNGFGVRQIVDAMDDVCGEPASVVRLAGGPAVSPQWCQLQADASGLRSERASSAEASTLGAAMVVLVGLGVHASAAEASIACAASFESFVPNPQTETAFAARRMAYEDLYERMKGAHVV, from the coding sequence ATGAACGCCCCGTCAGTACTGGTGGTCGACGTTGGGACATCGTCGGTCCGGGCGACAGTAGTAGATGCGAGCGGTGCATTCCTCGCCCATGCGGCGCGCCCTCTGGCGCTGTGCAGCCCCGTTCCAGGTGCTGCCGAGCAAGATGCAGAGGACTGGTGGTCGGCCACCGCTGGGGCGCTGGCCGAAGTTGCCCCATACAGCGCTGGGGTCAGCGCGCTCACCGTAACTAACCAGCAGATCAGCACTGTTGCGGTCGATCGGTCCGGTGCACCCCTGGCTCCCGCCATGCTATGGATGGACCAGCGCGCGAACGAGATTCTCGATGCGATGCCAGCGCCCGTGCGCCACAAGGTGTGTGCCATCACGGGTAGCCCGGTGTCGAGTTCGTGGTCGATCGCTCGTCCCCTGTGGTGGCGCGACCGCGAGCCTCGAGTGTTTGCCAACGCCGACGCCTTCCTGACAGCGGACGCGTTCGTCTACTCCCGCCTCGCGGGTAGACGTGTCACCGACCCGTCTAACGCTTGCTTCTCGCTGATGAACATCCACACTGACAGCTACGACCGCGGCCTCGGCGTGGAGGTCGGCGTGGATGTTTCACTGCTGCCTGAGGTGGCGCCGTCGGGCAGCGCAATCGGTGCACTCGGGCCGCGGGTGGCGCAACGTCTCGGGCTGCCCGCAGGCCTCCCGATCGTTGCCTCAGGAAGTGATCAACCCTGCGCCGCTTTGGGGATGGGCGTGGTCCGGGCTGACCAGGTCGCTGTCACGACCGGCACCGGGACCTTCGTGGTCAGGCCCGTCGCGACACCGGTCACCGACTTCCGGTTCGTCCTCAATCGGGGCGTCGGTGACCTGCGGTACGTCCTCATGGGTATGCACTATGTGTCCGGTGCGGCGTGGAACTGGTTCGTCGATCACGTCGACGTCGCATGCAGTGGGCGCGGGGAGCTTTCGCAGCAGTTGCTCCAAGAGGTTTGGGAACGCGAGTCCGGTCGCCGCGCACCGTTGTTAGCGCCGTACTTCTCGGGTGCTCGCAGCCCGCATTTCGACGATGGTGCGCAGGCCACCTGGACCGGTCTGACACTGTGCACCTCTCGCGCAGACATGGCCTACTCAGTACTAGAGAGCAACGGGTTTGGCGTGCGGCAGATCGTGGATGCGATGGATGACGTGTGTGGAGAGCCCGCGTCGGTGGTTCGCCTTGCCGGCGGTCCGGCCGTGTCGCCGCAGTGGTGCCAGCTACAGGCGGATGCCTCGGGGCTGCGATCAGAGCGGGCATCGAGCGCGGAGGCCAGCACGCTCGGCGCCGCGATGGTCGTACTCGTCGGCTTGGGAGTACACGCCTCAGCCGCGGAAGCCAGCATCGCCTGCGCCGCCTCTTTCGAGTCGTTCGTCCCAAACCCGCAGACCGAAACCGCTTTTGCTGCAAGAAGAATGGCCTACGAAGACCTGTACGAGCGAATGAAAGGTGCGCACGTTGTCTAG
- a CDS encoding glycerol dehydrogenase, whose protein sequence is MTSPDCTPTRAFRAPTRYWQGPGEIDRIADRLGNLGSRAIVVLSARSQQLYEDRMRAGAGSLVLDFVAVPSKCTFERIAAVEDEVERARADFVVGVGGGTIIDTVKACAHRTRRPVAVLPTLASTDAPTAAAAVIYDDAGTVVSIETYAEGPAAVVVDTDIIAEAPARYLISGMGDAMATTFEARACLEAEAPVLAGGLGTIAARGIAEQCRSTLLDAAVGAVAFVDGDRDRRRDFENVVEANTLLSGLGFESGGLAAAHAIHNAIKPFSRSTALHGELVAYGLLVHLVLVADENGLNEVLAFNRTVGLPAAAADIDLPVADDAVMDAIVRRACSPDDSMRNMPRPISERDVREAFTVVEAMAPGA, encoded by the coding sequence ATGACAAGTCCGGACTGCACACCGACACGGGCTTTTCGGGCACCAACGCGATATTGGCAGGGCCCTGGCGAGATAGATCGAATCGCGGATAGGTTGGGAAATCTGGGATCTCGCGCGATCGTGGTCCTCTCGGCGAGATCGCAACAGTTGTATGAGGATCGGATGCGCGCTGGGGCGGGCAGCCTGGTCCTCGACTTCGTCGCGGTGCCCTCGAAGTGCACCTTCGAACGAATCGCGGCAGTCGAAGATGAAGTCGAGCGCGCGCGAGCGGACTTTGTTGTGGGAGTGGGTGGTGGCACCATCATCGACACCGTGAAGGCGTGTGCCCACCGCACGCGGCGTCCGGTTGCGGTACTGCCGACGCTGGCGTCCACCGACGCACCGACGGCGGCGGCGGCGGTGATCTACGACGACGCCGGGACCGTCGTCTCGATCGAGACCTATGCCGAAGGCCCCGCGGCAGTCGTCGTTGACACCGATATCATCGCGGAAGCGCCAGCGCGGTACCTGATTTCGGGTATGGGTGATGCAATGGCCACAACATTCGAGGCACGGGCGTGTCTTGAAGCTGAGGCCCCGGTGCTCGCCGGAGGACTTGGCACCATCGCCGCGCGCGGAATCGCCGAGCAGTGCCGATCAACTCTCCTGGACGCAGCCGTGGGAGCGGTGGCCTTCGTCGACGGGGATCGGGATCGACGCCGAGATTTCGAGAACGTGGTGGAGGCCAATACGTTGTTGAGCGGTCTGGGCTTCGAGAGTGGTGGTCTGGCCGCCGCCCATGCGATCCACAACGCGATCAAACCGTTTTCGCGGTCCACCGCGTTGCACGGGGAATTGGTTGCCTATGGGTTGTTGGTGCACCTGGTCTTGGTCGCTGACGAAAACGGGCTCAACGAGGTGCTGGCGTTCAACCGCACGGTGGGACTTCCGGCCGCTGCCGCCGACATCGATCTGCCCGTTGCTGACGACGCGGTGATGGACGCGATCGTACGTCGGGCCTGCAGCCCAGATGATTCTATGCGCAACATGCCGCGTCCGATCAGTGAACGCGATGTGCGAGAGGCCTTTACCGTGGTCGAGGCGATGGCGCCAGGCGCATGA
- a CDS encoding SDR family NAD(P)-dependent oxidoreductase produces MTTFSDQMLAGKTAVVTGVNGGIAGAIADALKGVGAAVVGIDLNDNSDVALDHYFPADLSQYDAVRAVAADVEQATGGVDVLVNAAAITRPGPAINIGEADWDPVLDVNAKGLFFLSQEFARGMAARGHGKIVNFASRCAYVGYEDFLSYNASKAAVVAITNTMAVELGAAGVQVNAIAPGFVMTPMTAYVKEDAELDQRLLSRIPMRRYGTPAEAANLVLFLASPASDYVTGVTVPLDGGMLVA; encoded by the coding sequence ATGACGACCTTCAGTGACCAGATGCTTGCCGGCAAAACTGCGGTGGTTACGGGTGTGAACGGCGGTATAGCGGGCGCGATTGCCGACGCGCTCAAAGGTGTCGGGGCCGCGGTCGTTGGCATTGATTTGAATGACAATAGCGATGTGGCACTTGACCACTATTTCCCGGCCGACCTGAGTCAATACGACGCCGTGCGCGCCGTCGCCGCGGACGTGGAGCAGGCCACTGGCGGGGTTGACGTACTGGTCAATGCCGCCGCGATCACCCGTCCCGGCCCCGCCATCAATATCGGCGAAGCAGATTGGGACCCCGTACTCGACGTCAACGCAAAGGGATTGTTCTTCCTGAGCCAGGAGTTTGCGCGCGGTATGGCTGCGCGCGGTCACGGAAAGATCGTCAACTTCGCGTCCCGATGCGCATACGTCGGGTACGAGGACTTTCTCAGCTACAACGCCAGTAAGGCTGCCGTTGTCGCGATCACCAACACGATGGCCGTCGAGCTTGGCGCGGCCGGGGTGCAGGTGAACGCGATCGCCCCGGGCTTCGTGATGACGCCGATGACAGCGTACGTCAAGGAGGACGCCGAACTGGATCAACGCCTGCTCTCCCGCATCCCGATGCGCCGGTACGGTACTCCAGCGGAAGCGGCGAATCTCGTCCTGTTCCTAGCCTCGCCGGCATCCGATTACGTGACCGGTGTGACGGTGCCCCTCGATGGCGGAATGTTGGTGGCATGA
- a CDS encoding ABC transporter permease — protein sequence MTATARASEELLTERRRSYSEIALRATDWVMPVGTALLMAYFAVVTSQFMTFENLTAIATQNAHVFTVAVVAAMLLMAGYADLSVGSVMALAGVASGLAFLALGFVPGILVGLAVGLGAGLANGLFIGYWNFSPIVVTLGMLAAARGLAQFLAPGSLFGFPDAVGDFGSGTIAGISYLVLIAAIIIVVCMSVMTLLPVGRHIIATGVNRRAAYLSGVDVKRLILVLYAATGAAAGLAGVLQVARLNSAPSSSLGLSFEVTVLTAILLGGIAFTGGRGSIWRVVLGVWLIGMLNNGLTLMNVGVEVSGIVTGVVLIIAAALEAARSTIRARI from the coding sequence ATGACTGCAACCGCAAGGGCAAGTGAGGAACTACTCACCGAACGACGTCGCTCGTATTCCGAAATTGCGCTGCGCGCCACGGACTGGGTCATGCCGGTGGGAACGGCGCTTCTCATGGCCTACTTCGCGGTCGTGACTTCACAGTTCATGACCTTCGAGAACCTGACCGCCATTGCGACCCAGAACGCGCACGTGTTCACCGTCGCCGTGGTGGCCGCGATGCTTCTGATGGCCGGATACGCTGACCTCTCGGTGGGATCGGTGATGGCGCTGGCGGGCGTGGCTTCGGGGCTGGCCTTTCTCGCCCTTGGCTTCGTGCCGGGCATCCTGGTTGGCCTCGCCGTAGGCCTCGGGGCTGGGCTGGCCAATGGCCTTTTCATCGGGTATTGGAATTTCTCGCCGATCGTCGTCACCCTAGGCATGCTGGCAGCCGCTCGCGGTTTAGCCCAATTCCTAGCCCCCGGTTCGCTATTCGGTTTCCCCGACGCGGTCGGCGACTTCGGGTCTGGCACGATCGCAGGAATCTCGTACCTGGTGCTCATAGCCGCGATCATTATCGTCGTCTGCATGTCTGTGATGACGCTGCTACCCGTCGGCAGACACATCATCGCCACGGGTGTCAATCGGCGTGCGGCGTACCTTTCCGGCGTCGACGTCAAGCGTCTGATTCTCGTTCTCTACGCGGCGACGGGCGCCGCAGCCGGTCTCGCCGGTGTTCTCCAAGTCGCCCGGCTCAACAGCGCGCCGTCGTCCAGCCTCGGACTCAGTTTCGAGGTCACCGTGTTGACGGCAATCCTGTTGGGTGGCATCGCATTTACCGGTGGCAGGGGCAGCATCTGGCGCGTGGTTCTCGGCGTCTGGCTCATCGGGATGCTCAACAACGGACTGACTCTCATGAACGTCGGGGTTGAGGTCAGTGGCATTGTTACTGGAGTTGTACTGATCATCGCCGCGGCGCTCGAGGCGGCGCGCTCCACCATACGAGCCCGAATTTAG
- a CDS encoding sugar ABC transporter ATP-binding protein produces the protein MRGLTKEFGGNAVLKGVDLAFAPGTIHALLGPNGAGKSTMLGCITGAQSPDGGEIIVGGRTFHSLTPRTAREAGIAIIYQHAQLASDLTVADNVFLGRELRKRSGVVDVSRQVELAERTLGSLGVDIDVRRFVGGLAVGEQQLVEIARALVEEPEVLILDEPTAALSDSETENLLSTMRHLAHDRGLAVIFVTHILREVMDAADVVTVIRDGVELWTRTIESTTMADLIEGISPNAPTSERQCREGTRTPLVRLDSYHSGFTGPVDLVVGVGEVVGLFGVLGCGRTDLLEAIAGVGGHRQGELTIGGERKSPRSPGAAASSGIAFVPSDRKAQAIFGDMSALENLLMPHFGALSAGPRRMRAEGRLFAEAAARVNLKPSSAEYPAAYLSGGNAQKLVLSRWVAGVEPRPISLLLLDDPTQGVDIGSRYEIYDLVRQFVAEGERAVMFASNDPEELLLLADRVVVLAEGSIVAIRHAAELDEQSLLALAHH, from the coding sequence GTGCGCGGTCTGACCAAGGAGTTCGGGGGCAACGCGGTGCTCAAGGGCGTTGACCTGGCATTCGCGCCAGGCACGATCCATGCGCTGCTCGGCCCGAACGGGGCCGGCAAGTCGACGATGCTGGGGTGCATCACAGGGGCTCAGTCCCCAGACGGCGGCGAGATTATCGTCGGCGGACGGACTTTCCACTCCCTCACGCCGCGCACGGCGCGCGAAGCAGGCATCGCGATCATTTACCAACACGCCCAATTGGCAAGCGATCTCACCGTCGCGGACAACGTGTTCCTAGGTCGCGAGCTTCGTAAGCGTTCAGGCGTGGTCGACGTGTCCCGTCAAGTTGAGTTGGCCGAGCGGACGCTTGGATCCCTCGGCGTCGACATCGATGTCCGCCGGTTCGTCGGCGGCCTTGCTGTCGGCGAGCAGCAGCTGGTCGAAATCGCCCGAGCCCTCGTCGAGGAACCCGAAGTCCTAATTCTCGATGAACCGACCGCGGCGCTCAGCGACAGCGAAACCGAGAATCTGCTGTCGACCATGCGGCATCTCGCGCACGACAGAGGTTTGGCCGTCATTTTCGTGACTCACATTCTCAGGGAAGTCATGGACGCCGCCGACGTCGTCACCGTAATACGCGACGGTGTCGAATTGTGGACGCGCACGATTGAATCGACCACGATGGCCGATCTCATCGAAGGCATCTCACCGAACGCGCCGACGTCGGAGCGCCAGTGCCGGGAGGGCACGCGCACGCCGTTGGTGCGCCTTGACTCCTATCATTCCGGCTTCACCGGGCCCGTCGACCTGGTAGTCGGCGTTGGTGAGGTTGTCGGCCTGTTTGGTGTACTCGGCTGCGGACGTACCGATCTGCTCGAGGCAATCGCCGGCGTCGGCGGACACCGGCAGGGTGAACTCACGATAGGCGGCGAACGCAAGTCGCCACGCTCGCCCGGCGCAGCCGCGTCGTCCGGTATTGCCTTCGTGCCTTCGGATCGCAAGGCGCAGGCGATTTTCGGCGATATGTCGGCGTTGGAAAACCTCCTCATGCCGCACTTTGGTGCGTTGAGCGCCGGACCGCGGCGAATGCGGGCCGAGGGGCGGCTATTCGCCGAGGCAGCGGCACGGGTGAATTTGAAACCGTCCTCCGCGGAGTACCCGGCGGCCTACTTGTCGGGTGGCAACGCACAGAAGCTCGTATTATCGCGGTGGGTAGCAGGTGTGGAGCCGAGACCGATCTCGCTTTTGTTGCTCGACGATCCAACTCAGGGTGTCGACATCGGCTCCAGATACGAGATCTATGACCTGGTAAGGCAGTTCGTCGCCGAGGGTGAGCGCGCGGTCATGTTCGCCTCGAACGATCCCGAGGAACTGCTTCTCCTGGCGGATCGAGTCGTTGTTCTTGCTGAAGGCAGCATCGTCGCGATCCGGCATGCCGCCGAACTCGACGAGCAGAGCTTGCTCGCGCTTGCCCACCACTAG
- a CDS encoding sugar ABC transporter substrate-binding protein, which translates to MVHKLQKRSRGLALVAASVLVMSLNACAARDTATNADCAQTYAIGFSHPSGQAAFVKALKSKVEQAAQANGCVKVLLDNTQGESLENQRATLESWVAQKVNAIVVLPVDNASVESLRKRAQAQGTKWLTYAGLTEGADGSVGFDNDASGTMVANDAIAWAGHAYPGGGLTAAITTSPLVGFNGRFAIPNKLLPEAGIDVVSYQQCLDQACGLRIAEDTLREHPNLRVFIGLNDDAALGALRAFNNAGVDPQTVYIAGQDGNIDGLEAVKKGGAYRASAAILLADLAQSIIDTSIAAVTGNGVTNSESAVELATLRDPAQLDKLIAQYN; encoded by the coding sequence ATGGTTCACAAGTTGCAGAAACGCAGCCGGGGGTTAGCCCTTGTCGCGGCGAGTGTCCTGGTGATGTCGCTCAACGCGTGTGCCGCTAGGGATACCGCAACAAACGCCGACTGCGCGCAGACCTATGCGATCGGCTTTAGTCATCCGAGCGGTCAGGCTGCGTTCGTCAAGGCGTTGAAGTCGAAGGTGGAGCAGGCAGCTCAGGCCAACGGCTGCGTGAAGGTGCTGCTTGATAACACTCAGGGGGAGAGCCTCGAGAACCAGCGAGCAACGCTCGAAAGCTGGGTAGCGCAAAAGGTTAACGCCATCGTCGTCCTTCCCGTCGACAACGCCTCGGTCGAAAGTCTTCGCAAACGAGCACAGGCCCAGGGCACCAAGTGGCTGACCTACGCAGGCCTCACAGAGGGAGCCGACGGTTCGGTCGGCTTCGACAACGACGCCAGCGGCACCATGGTGGCAAACGACGCGATAGCGTGGGCCGGCCACGCATATCCTGGCGGAGGTCTGACGGCGGCGATCACGACGAGCCCTCTGGTTGGCTTCAATGGCCGGTTCGCCATCCCCAATAAGCTATTGCCGGAAGCCGGCATTGATGTCGTGTCCTATCAGCAGTGTTTGGACCAGGCGTGCGGCCTGCGCATTGCGGAAGACACCTTGCGCGAGCATCCCAACTTGCGCGTCTTCATCGGTCTGAACGACGATGCGGCGCTCGGCGCGCTACGCGCCTTCAACAACGCGGGCGTCGACCCTCAGACGGTCTACATCGCGGGCCAGGACGGCAACATCGATGGCCTGGAGGCTGTGAAAAAGGGTGGTGCCTACCGCGCATCGGCGGCGATCCTGCTTGCTGACCTGGCGCAGTCGATCATCGACACGTCGATCGCCGCCGTGACCGGTAACGGGGTCACCAACAGCGAATCGGCCGTCGAACTCGCAACGCTTCGTGATCCCGCCCAACTTGACAAACTGATCGCCCAGTACAACTGA